GTGATATCCAGCTCGGGTGGATTTGAGGAAATAGATTTTAATATAAAAGACATGGTTGGCGGGCTTTTTCCCAAAAAAAACAAAAAAAGGAAAGTAAAAGTCTCCGATGCGAAAAAGATACTGGTGGAAGAGGAAGCGCAAAAATTAATTGACATGGACAAGGTACGTTCACTGGCAAAAGAGAGAGTAGAACAAGCCGGCATAATATTCCTTGACGAGCTCGACAAAATAGCAGGAAGGGAGACCGGGACAGGTCCCGATGTATCAAGGGAAGGGGTACAGAGAGACCTTCTTCCAATAGTTGAAGGGACAAGCGTTGCCACTAAATATGGACTCATACGAACAGACCACATCCTGTTTATTGCAGCAGGAGCATTTCATGTTTCAAAGCCTTCTGATCTTATTCCTGAGATGCAGGGAAGATTCCCGATAAGGGTAAGCTTGCAATCGCTTAACAAAGATGATTTTGTGAGGATTCTTACTGAGCCCAGGAATGCTCTTATACGCCAGTATATTGCTCTTCTTGAGACAGAGGGGGTACATATGGATTTCAAGGAGGACGCTATCGAAAAAATAGCAGATATAGCTTCGATTGTGAATGAAAAAACGGAAAATATCGGAGCCAGGAGACTTCACACTGTTATGGAAAAACTTCTTGATGAGATATCGTTCAATGCACCGACTATGGAAGATAAGAAAATTTCGATAACTGCAGATTATGTTGTAAGTAAATTATCTGAGATCATTAAAGATGAGGATTTAAGCAGATATATTTTGTGATCTTATTTTTTTATGGTTGTTTCGTCGAAAACCCAATTGGAGTATGCTTCCAGGGCATTTGGTACTGACAGGGAAATAATTTCCGGAAGTTTATAGGGATGAATTTTAAGGAGTTCTTTCTTAACTGAATTAAAAAGTTCAGTTCTTGTTTTTATCAGCATGATTATTTCGTTTTCATTGCACAGCTTTCCTTCCCAAAAATAGACTGAATTAATTCCTGGCAAAATATTTACACATGCGGCAAGTTTTTTTCTGAGAAGTATTTCAGCTATGGAAAGAGCATTTTCCTTCGAATCAACTGAAGTTAGTATAATTGTTAAAGAATTAGCTTGCATGATTTCCTCCAAAAAGTTTTAATTTGCAAAAATTATTACAGTTGATAAATGTGAATTGTCAAATAAACTCATAAAGAGTGAATAAAACGATGAAGAAAAAATATTCCGCTTCAAAAATTCCGGCAAATTTGAAGGTAACAGATGATAGTTTAATGTCCTATCTTAACAAGATAGGAAAGATCTCGCTTCTTAAAAGGGAAGAAGAGATTGATTTAGCCTGTAAAGTGAAAGAAGGGGAAAAGGCATTCAAGCTGTTAGTTGAATCTAATTTGAGGTTCGTTGTAAATATTGCTTCAAAATTTAAGGGGTGCGGTCTTAGTTTCTCTGATCTTATTAATGAAGGCAATATAGGATTGATGCAGGCAGCACGTAAATTTGATCCTGACAGAGGGGTAAAATTTGTTTCCTATGCTGTATGGTGGATTAAACAAAGCATCATACAAGCTCTCGCAGATCAAACTGGAGCTGTTAAGATCCCTGTCAGGCAAATTGCTGATCTCAACAAAATCGGAGAGCAATTTGACGAACTGATCCAAAAGCTTGGACGCGAACCTAATGTCAATGAACTTGCAAAAGCCATAAACCGTACAAACAAGGAAGTGGAGTATTTACTCCTGTTATCGAGGAACTCTGTTTCACTAGAGAACCCAATATCTGATGATAATGACGCTACTTTTCTGGATTTTCTCGAAGCGGACAACCTTCCATCTGTCGATGAAGAGATAGATAAAGCAAAAATGGAACAGGATCTGCAAGAGCTGCTTAATTCGCTGAAACCCAAGGAGGCTGAAGTTTTGAGGAGACGATTTGGCCTTGACGGGAGTGAGTCAGAAACCCTTGAGGAAATAGGAAACAGCATGAACCTCTCCCGGGAGCGTATACGTCAGATAGAAGAGAAAGCCAAAAAAACTATTAAAAAAATGGGAAGGAGCCATCTTCTCAAGGATTTTCTTAGATAGAACCGAATGTCTCATTCTGTTTAACAGCCTTCTTTATAACAAATCGTTCTATGTCCGGACTCATTGATAAAAATAAAATAATTAATTTTGTCAGCAAGAATCCCCTGGTGAATATTGTCAGAGAGGTCGCTCTTTCTAAAAAATCAAATGTTTATGTTGTAGGCGGGTTTATAAGGGATTTAATTCTTGAGAACAGGTCTGTTGATATAGATTTTGCAGTTGAGAGTGATGCAAAGGGTTTTGTTGAAGGTGTTTTTAAAAGGATTCAGGGGAAACTCATAGTTCTTGGGAAAGAGCCATTGGTGAACTACAGACTTGTACACAGGGGGTCTATCCTGGATTTTGTAGAAGCTGCGGGACATGATATTCATATAGACCTTTCAAAAAGAGATTTTACGATGAATGCACTTGCTCTCAATCTCACATCATGGGAACTACATGATATCTTCTCAGGCATTAAGGATATAAAGGCTAAAATTATAAGAGAAATATCTCCGTCAAGTCTGCGCAATGATCCTGTCAGGATAATGAGGGGAGCTCGTTATATATCTGTAATGGATGGCGCGAAGATAGAAGACGGAACAATTTGTCATATGAAAGAATATTCTGCCGGGCTTTCTAGCTCTGCACCTGAGCGGGTAATTGACGAGCTCAAAAAAATGTGTGCAGGCAGATATGTCGGGAAGGGAATCAGTCTGCTTTTTGAAATAAAAGCATTCGAGCATCTTATCTCCAGCTATATGAAAGACAAAACAGAGCATACATCCTCTTTAGAAGAAGCTAAAAGGTTTTATCTGTCAGAGAGCATAAGAAGTTTAGTGGAGTCCCGCAGTTCTGCGGTTTATCGATTGCTATTTTGCGGTGAAACAGACAAAGATGCTGATACAGAAAAAATAATTATAATTTCTTCTCTTTTTTTCCTCTACAAGTCTGTTTTCGATATCTCTGAAAAGGAGCTTGGAAACATAATAAAGAAAATGCGTTTCTCTAATCACTATCATAAGAGGATTGTTAGTATCTGCTCCTGGGCTATGGAACTTAAAGCGCTTGCAGAAAGAGGATGTGATGATGACGAGCTAAGATTGTTTATAGGAAGACATGGCGAAGATTCATATTTGAGTTTTGTGATTTTATCAGCTTGTTGCGCTATTGCAGGTTTAGAATCAGCACGACTGAAACGAATTGAAGAGAGTTTTTTGCGCCTTATAACAAATGAAGGTCGGGTTCTTCTAAACCCTGAAAAGCTTATATCAGGAGATGATATAAAGAAGAATTATCAGGTCAATGCCCCAGCTGAGATAGGTGAAATGCTCAGTCGTATCCGGGATTTACAGTTTCAGGGAGTTATTAAAACAAGGGAAGAGGCACTTTCATTTATTCAAGAAATGGGAAGAAGTAATAACTGACAGAAACGACCGTATTATTCATGTTATATCGAGTTTAAATATACCTTGATGTAGTCATGATCAGAATTTGGTAGTCTCACAAATTCCAGT
The sequence above is drawn from the Candidatus Schekmanbacteria bacterium genome and encodes:
- the hslU gene encoding ATP-dependent protease ATPase subunit HslU, whose amino-acid sequence is MDALTPNEIVEELDKYIVGQNEAKRAVAIAMRNRWRRQQLPLELREEVAPKNIIMIGPTGVGKTEIARRLAKLAEAPFLKIEASKFTEVGYVGRDVESMIRDLVELGVKMVKDEEENKVKEKAEQIAEERLLDMILPPLKRKERGASTEEIQNIEKENDDFKKTREVFRVRLKSGKLDDRYVELDVQDKGLPSIIEVISSSGGFEEIDFNIKDMVGGLFPKKNKKRKVKVSDAKKILVEEEAQKLIDMDKVRSLAKERVEQAGIIFLDELDKIAGRETGTGPDVSREGVQRDLLPIVEGTSVATKYGLIRTDHILFIAAGAFHVSKPSDLIPEMQGRFPIRVSLQSLNKDDFVRILTEPRNALIRQYIALLETEGVHMDFKEDAIEKIADIASIVNEKTENIGARRLHTVMEKLLDEISFNAPTMEDKKISITADYVVSKLSEIIKDEDLSRYIL
- a CDS encoding divalent-cation tolerance protein CutA, which translates into the protein MQANSLTIILTSVDSKENALSIAEILLRKKLAACVNILPGINSVYFWEGKLCNENEIIMLIKTRTELFNSVKKELLKIHPYKLPEIISLSVPNALEAYSNWVFDETTIKK
- a CDS encoding RNA polymerase sigma factor RpoD/SigA, with translation MKKKYSASKIPANLKVTDDSLMSYLNKIGKISLLKREEEIDLACKVKEGEKAFKLLVESNLRFVVNIASKFKGCGLSFSDLINEGNIGLMQAARKFDPDRGVKFVSYAVWWIKQSIIQALADQTGAVKIPVRQIADLNKIGEQFDELIQKLGREPNVNELAKAINRTNKEVEYLLLLSRNSVSLENPISDDNDATFLDFLEADNLPSVDEEIDKAKMEQDLQELLNSLKPKEAEVLRRRFGLDGSESETLEEIGNSMNLSRERIRQIEEKAKKTIKKMGRSHLLKDFLR
- a CDS encoding CCA tRNA nucleotidyltransferase encodes the protein MNIVREVALSKKSNVYVVGGFIRDLILENRSVDIDFAVESDAKGFVEGVFKRIQGKLIVLGKEPLVNYRLVHRGSILDFVEAAGHDIHIDLSKRDFTMNALALNLTSWELHDIFSGIKDIKAKIIREISPSSLRNDPVRIMRGARYISVMDGAKIEDGTICHMKEYSAGLSSSAPERVIDELKKMCAGRYVGKGISLLFEIKAFEHLISSYMKDKTEHTSSLEEAKRFYLSESIRSLVESRSSAVYRLLFCGETDKDADTEKIIIISSLFFLYKSVFDISEKELGNIIKKMRFSNHYHKRIVSICSWAMELKALAERGCDDDELRLFIGRHGEDSYLSFVILSACCAIAGLESARLKRIEESFLRLITNEGRVLLNPEKLISGDDIKKNYQVNAPAEIGEMLSRIRDLQFQGVIKTREEALSFIQEMGRSNN